In Peptostreptococcus equinus, the DNA window AAGATGCGAGAGAATATTTGTTCAATGGTGTTAAAATAAAAAATGTTGCAGCAAATAGATTTTTTGCTTCATATTTTTCATATGATTTTTATGTAGACAATTATAATACACCTGCCATATATGCTATAAAGCATGGTAAATTTAAAGAAGATGAAAAAAGAATTGTATACAGCTGTGTAAATTCTTACCCAAGTTTATTTGAAATAGCAGAGATTGGTGAAAGAGAAGTTGATATCAAGGATGTAATTACAGGTAAAGTGTATAAAACGCTAGATGAGAATATATTAGGAGATTTCAAAACTGGTGATTATTTACTAGGTAGACCAGTAAATATTGATGGTATATATATATTAATTGATCTTACAATTAGGATACATGAAGAAACTAAGGATATAATATATAATGCAATTATGGATGCTTATGAAAAGAATAAAGAAAACATAGCCGATATAGAATATTTTATATCTATTAATGCAGTATTCTTCTATAAATATATGTTACAACTGTTGCAATTAAGTGATTATCAAGATGAAGAAATGGAAAAGAATATAGAAGAAATGGGTATTGATGAAAATACTGTAAATGTTGAACATAATGAGTCAGATGATAACAAATTAGTTATTTTATTGGAAGAAAACATAAAGGATAAAGATACATTAAATGAAATAATGAAATTATGGTCTAGAGTTAATGAAGACATAACTGTAAATAACACTGAAGCAGGTTGGGCTTCAGCATTAGAATATAATTATAAAAAATCTATAGGTGAAAGTGTTACACAGGCCAATATTGCTACAAAATATGGAGTGAGTGTATCAACACTTGCAAAAAGAAATAAGGAAATAACTAGTATATTAGGTAAATAATTTACCACAGGAGGTACAATGAGTCTAAATGTAGGAAAAAGTATTGCTGTAGCAACAAATTTTGTAAAATCTAATCCAGCTATACCAGTTTATAAGGGAGAAGAAAAGATTGAAAATCTTCATGCTGTGATATATCATATTGAAATAGGTTTTAATAAGAATCAAAAACAAGAAGTTTTTCAATACGTTATAGTAGATTACAAATCTTTTAAACTAGATGAAAATGAAAAAGAGGAAATGCTAAAAATTGCTAAGAACTACTGCAGTGAAAAAGGTATTTTAGAAGATGAAAATCTTGAAATAAAATTCTTGGATGATGAAATGGCAGAAAATTTCATTGAAAAAGTATTTAGCAATATGAAATTGATAAGAGGATTAATTTCTAATGACTAATTTGAAGACCACTTTTGTGGTCTTTTGTTATTATTTGTAGTTTGTTAGTTGTTATTATATGAATATGTAAGAAGTTATTATTTGAGAAGAGGACAATATGCTTAGAGTAGCAAATATTAAAATAGATATAGATGATTCAATAGATTTAGTTAAGAAAAAACTTTGTAAAAATCTAAAAATAAATGAAAGTGACATAAAAAACTTTTCAATTTATAAGGAATCAGTTGATG includes these proteins:
- a CDS encoding SEC-C domain-containing protein, which encodes MLNRNDLCHCGSGKKYKKCCMEKDKLNKVDELNNKALQSKKNKIDKKYSQTILKLSQSLENLIQSDEKFAKMEEDAREYLFNGVKIKNVAANRFFASYFSYDFYVDNYNTPAIYAIKHGKFKEDEKRIVYSCVNSYPSLFEIAEIGEREVDIKDVITGKVYKTLDENILGDFKTGDYLLGRPVNIDGIYILIDLTIRIHEETKDIIYNAIMDAYEKNKENIADIEYFISINAVFFYKYMLQLLQLSDYQDEEMEKNIEEMGIDENTVNVEHNESDDNKLVILLEENIKDKDTLNEIMKLWSRVNEDITVNNTEAGWASALEYNYKKSIGESVTQANIATKYGVSVSTLAKRNKEITSILGK